DNA sequence from the Parasphingorhabdus cellanae genome:
GAAAACAGCGCGATCATGCTGATGGCGGAAAATCCAAGCATGATTAAACGGCCGGTGCTAGAACATGGTGATGAATTGGTAGTCGGCTTCAAAGCAGCGGACTATGAAGCGGCTGGATTGACAGCGCGCAACAGCTAGGGCGGCAGCCGTGCCGACCATCATGTCTCACGCAGCGGTCCCGATTGCCGGAGCGTTGCTGCTAGGGCGAAGTCGGTTATCGGTTCCAGTGATCGCCATGGGCATTGTTTTTGCGATGCTGCCAGATGCGGATGTCATCGGTTTTGGTTTGGGCGTCGACTATGCTGATAGCTGGGGCCATCGCGGTGCAACACATTCGCTCGTGTTCGCGGCCGTGGCGGCCCTGCTTACGGTCGCGCTGATCCGCCCGCAACGCTATATCATTGCGGGATTGTTTCTGTTCGTGGCCATGGCATCCCACGGTTTGCTCGATACGCTAACCAATGGCGGCTTGGGCGCTGCCCTATTCTGGCCTTGGGACGATGCCCGTCATTTCGCGCCATTAACACCAATTGCCGTTTCGCCGATTGGGATATCGGATTTTATCTCCGCGCGTGGCATGAAAGTGTTACAATCCGAAGCTATATGGATTTGGACGCCTCTGGCGGTGTTGGTTGGGGCGGTGCTGGGTCTGAAACAATGGAGAATGAGATGGTTACGGCAAAATGGAATGGTGCAATAATAGCGGAAAGCGACGATACCGTAGTAGTTGAAGGCAATCATTATTTTCCGCGCAATGCTGTAAAAGCGGACATGCTGACGAGCAGCGATAAAACCAGTTTCTGTCCGTGGAAAGGCACTGCATCTTATCACACACTTGTTGTCGATGGAGAAACCAACGCTGATGCGGCTTGGTATTATTCCGAACCGAAAGACGCTGCGAGCGAGATCAAAGACCGGATCGCCTTTTGGAATGGCGTGGAAATATCCGGTTGATGTTCAGGCGCATTCTTCTGACCCTATCGTTGTTGGCCGCGGTCGGCGCCTGCAGTACCGAAATCCAGCATAGTAAGGATAGTAAAGTGAATGTCAGAGCTGTGCCAACGCTAAGCGGCGAAACGCCCATTGTAATCGCCCATCGCGGTGCCAGTGGCAATGTGATCGAACATACGCTGGAGGCTTATCAACGCGGTATCGACGACGGTGCTGATTTTATCGAGCCGGATCTGGTACTAACCAAAGATGGCGTTCTGGTCGCGCGGCATGAGAATGAAATTAGCGGGACAACCAATGTAGCTCAAAAGCCCGAATTTGCCGATCGTAAAACGACCAAGATAATTGATGGCCGGGGTTATACTGGCTGGTTTACCGAAGATTTCACGCTTGCGGAGCTAAAAACGCTGCGGGCCAAAGAGCGATTGCCGGAATTGCGTCCAGCCAATGCGCAATATGATGGCGATTTTGCAATTCCGACCTTTGAAGAAATATTACAGCTACTGAAAGAGCACGAAGCCAAGGCGGGAGAAAGAATAGGGGTTTATCCTGAGACCAAGCATCCGTCTTACTTCACGTCTATTGGCTTAGCCCATCAAGGAGCGCTGCTCGAACTATTGAACAAATATGGATTTGATGGTGCCGATGATCCCGTGTTCATTCAGTCGTTTGAAGTCGGCAATTTACAGCAATTGGCTACAAAAACAAAAATCCGGTTGGTGCAATTAGTCGCTGATCAAGGCGGTCCGCCAGACCGCAATGATCTCTCTTATGCTAATATGGTTACGCCCGCAGGACTGGCCGAGATCGCTAAATATGCGAGCGGCTTGGGACCATCGAAATCGCTGATCATCGGTCGTGATGCGCAGGAGCGCCTCGGACAACCCAGCAGCCTGGTTGCTGATGCGCATGAAGCGGGACTTGTTGTGCATCCGTGGACCTTTCGGATCGAAAATGTGTTTCTGCCATCCGAATTTAAAGGCGGTTATACTGATTCTGCCAACGGCGATGTTAAGGCTGAAATCAAAGCCTATTTGGCCACAGGTATCGACGGTCTATTCAGTGATAATCCAAGGGAAGCAGCTTTGGCGGTGGATCAGTTTGGAACCGAATAGTAGCGCCGAACAGTCACCGCATAGATGGTCACTGCAACCCCCATTAAGGCAGCGCCGACAATGAATGGCGCACCCGGGAAATAATACCTCTGTTCGTCAGTATAAGCATCGAATACTAATGTCATCATGGGGCCAAAGGTCGATGTGAGGCTGATCATGCTGGCCTTATTGTTTTACCGGAGTTAATAAGCGAGCTATGTCCACTACTTACACACTCGACACGTCCACGAGCCGTGCCAATCCCACGCCGCAGCCAATGAAGCGGCTCTCTGTACCAAAGATTCAGCGCCGCAAGGTTGATGGTGTTACGGCAGAACCGGTGGTGATGCTGACCGCATACACCGCGCGAACGGCGCAGCTTTTGGATGCACATTGCGATATGTTGCTCGTCGGCGATTCTCTTGCCCAAGTCATTTACGGTCTGCCTTCCACAATTCCTGTTACTTTGGAAATGATGTGCAATCATGGTGCGGCGGTCGTGCGCGGCAGCTATCACAGCGTTGTTGTGGTCGATATGCCGTTCGGATCCTATGAGGTATCTCCACAAGTCGCTTATGAGAATGCTGCGCGGATTTTGAAAGAAACTGGTGCCGCTGCGGTTAAGCTTGAAGGGGGGAAGGTGATGGCAGAAACCGTTCGGTTCTTAGTGGATCGCGGCATCCCTGTGGTTGGTCATGTCGGCCTAACACCGCAAGCCATAAATGTACTGGGCGGTTATGCAGCCCGCGGCCGCAGCGAAGCTGAGGCCAAGAAAATTGTGGGTGACGCAATTGCACTAGACGAAGCTGGTGCTTTTGCGATCGTTTTAGAGGGCGTGTTGGAACCCATTGCGATAGAGGTTACTGAATCGGTCGAAGCCATAACTATCGGCATCGGTGCGTCGGCCCGTTGCGACGGCCAGGTATTGGTAACGGAAGACATGCTGGGTATGTTCGAACGCACGGCACGATTCGTGAAACGCTACCATAATATATCGGAAAATATTGTGCAGGCCGCTACCGATTATGCCAATGAGGTTCGTAGTCGCAGTTTTCCGGGGCCAGATCAGCTTTATCAACCGAAAACATAGCCGAAAGGCGAGGCAATATAACCAATTGTTCAGCATATGGAAATGGACGATATACTTGGACTTTTCGCACACCATCGGTAAAGGACATGCGATGAAATTTTGGGGCCAGCTTTGATGCTCCCTGACTTGCGCAGATTTTGAAGGAGGCCGGGTTGGCCAAAGACGATAAAAATACACCAGAAGACAAATCCGATCGCAGCGAACAGGTGTTCATGCGTGAGGTTGATGATGCCGTTCGTGAAGATGACCTGAAGAATTTTGGTCGCCGCTATGGCGTCTGGATTGGTCTAGCTGTTGTCGTTGGCTTGGCTTCGCTTGCCGGTTGGATATTTTATAACAATAGTCTCGACGAAGAATCCGGTGTGCGCAGTGAGGAATATGTTGCGGCAATAGATAGTGTTAAGCGTAATAATCTCGACGGCGCTTCTAAGGCATTGGAATCGCTAGAAGGTGCGAATCAAAAAGGCTACCAAGCTGCGGCAAAGTTGATGCAAGCTAATATCGCCTTGGAAAAGCAAGACGCGAAAGCAGCCATCGCAGGCTATCAAGCGATTGTTGTGGATGCTGACCTGCCAGAGCCTTTTCGTGATCTGGCTCTGATCCGACAAACAACGGCGGAGTTTGACACATTAAAGCCGCAAGAAGTGATCGATCGTTTGAAATCACTCGCCGTGCCCGGCAATCCTTGGTTTGGCAGTGCTGGTGAGATGGTAGCGCTGTCTTACTTGAACTTGAATAAAGCTGACCTTGCCGGACCATTATTTGCGCAACTGGCCAAGGATGATACCGTTCCACCGACTATCCGTTCCCGCGCTTTGCAAATGGCGGGTGTACAAGGAATTGACGCCGTTGAACTGGATACCGACGGAGAAATTAGTGCTACCGCGACGTCTGCAGATATATCTGCCTCAGCGGCCAGTGAGGGAGAAGCAGAGTAATGTTTTCGGCTAAAAATAAGTGTTTTGCCAAGATTTGTGCGGGACTGATAACTGTTTCCATATTGTCCGGTTGCTCAATATTGGGCGGTGACGGCGATAATGAAAAAGCCACTCCAACATTGGGTAAACGCACCAACATTTTGACCGGCGAAAGCGGTGCGGCAGTCGATCCTGCTCTTGCGGGCATCCAAGTCATCGTTCCTGCTCCTCGAGCCAATGCGGACTGGGCTCAATCTGGTGGTAACGCGGGTAAATCGGTTGGCCATGTCGCTTTGGGTTCGGCATCGACCCGGGTCTGGACGGCAGATATCAGCGGGACCAACAAACGCGAACGTCTGGCTGCTGCTCCTGTTGTAGCTGGTGGACGTCTGTTTGCGGTGGATACCCAAGCCACTGTGCACGCATTTGATGCTGCTACCGGTGCAAAGGCTTGGTCCACACAAATGGAAGTCAAAAGCGATGGCAAACCATCGCGGTTTGGCGGCGGTGTAAGTGCCCAAGGAACAACGGTTTATGCGACCAATGGTGTAGGTGACGTTGTCGCATTGAGCGCGGCCGATGGAAGTCAGCTCTGGAAAGTCCGGCCTGCCGGTCCATTGCGCGGTGCCCCGACGATTTCGAATGGCAATGTTTACGTGATGACGCAGGATAACCAAATTTATGCTTTGAGTCAGAGTGATGGATCGGTCCAATGGAACGAAGCTGGTACGGTCGGACTTGCCGGTATCTTCGGGGTGGCTGCTCCGGCTGCTGCGCAGGGCACCGTGATAGCCGGTTATTCATCCGGCGAGCTGACGGCTTATCGGTATGAAAACGGACGCAATCTGTGGAATGACGCTTTGGCGCGGACAAGTATCTCCACATCTGTTGCGACTTTGTCCGACATTGACGCCGATCCGGTGATTGATCGTGGTCGTGTATTTGCTCTAGGCCAAGGGGGCCGAATGGCAGCTTACGAGCTCGTAACCGGTCAACGTATCTGGGAATTGAACATAGCCGGTATTGCCACGCCGGTTATTTCGGGAGAATGGGTATTTGTTCTCACTGATGACGCGAAACTGCTTTGCATCGCACGACCAACCGGAAAGGTACGGTGGATTAGCCAACTGGCGGCCTATCGTAACGAAGAAAAGAAAAAAAATCCGATCAATTGGACGGGGCCGGTGTTGGCTGGCAATCGCTTAATCGTCGCTAGCACGGAAGGCGAAGTCGTCTCGATCTCACTTGGCGAAGGTAGCAGCACGACCTTGGTTGACCTGAAACAGGGTGTTTCATTGCCGCCCGTCGTTGCCGGCGAGATGCTCTATATATTGGACAATAGCGGCCGCATTTCTGCGTTCCGGTAAAGGTCTCAAGTAAGGAACGGGAACAGCCATATGCTGCCCAATATTGCAATTATCGGGCGGCCCAATGTTGGCAAGTCCACGCTGTTCAACCGGCTCGTTGGCAAAAAGCTTGCGTTGGTCGATGACCGCCCCGGTGTGACCCGTGACCGGCGTGAAGGTGCGGCGAATCTGTTGGGGCTTGAGTTCAACATAATCGATACTGCTGGCTATGAAGACGAAGATGCCAAAAGCTTGCCAGGTCGGATGCGGCATCAAACGGAACTGGCAGTTGCTGGAGCGGAACTGGCTCTGTTTGTTATTGATGGCCGTGCTGGCCTGACGCCGCTGGATGAAGAGATTGCGCGCTGGTTAAGGGGTTCCAAGACGCCAGTCGTTTTGCTCGTCAACAAGGCCGAAGGAAAAGCTGCCGAATCCGGAATTCTGGAGAGCTATGCTCTCGGCTTTGGCGACCCGATCCCCCTAAGCGCAGAACATGGCGATGGGATAGCCGATCTGTTTCAGGCAGTGCGCCCTTATGTAGAAGCATTTGAGGCAGCTTCGCAGGACGAACCTGTGGATGAAAGCGCGCCGTTGAAATTAGCGATTGTTGGTCGGCCCAATGCTGGAAAATCTACCTTGATCAACAAGATGCTCGACGAAGATCGTCTGATTACCGGGCCGGAAGCGGGAATCACCCGCGATAGCATCGCTGTTGAATGGATCTGGCATGACGATGCGCTGACGGAAGATGAGAAGCTAGACGGTATTGAAGCGGATCGCAAGGTTCGGCTGATCGACACAGCCGGCATGCGCAAGCGCGCCAAGGTGAACGACAAGCTCGAAAAATTATCTGTCGCCGATGCTAAGCGGGCGATTGATTTTGCCGAAGTCGTAGTACTTTTACTGGATGCGACCAAAGGCCTTGAAGCGCAAGACTTGCGGATTGCAGATCAAACCATTCAGGAAGGGCGCTGCCTGGTCATTGCGATCAACAAATGGGACGTTGCCGAAGGGCCAAGCAAATTGTTCAACGGTATTCGCGCGGCTCTGGACGATGGCTTGGCACAAGTTCGCGATGTTCCGCTGATCGCGGTCTCCGCCTTTACCGGTAAAGGAATTGATCAGCTGATGAAAGCAGCATTCAACACCCGCCGTGTCTGGTCGCAGCGGGTTCCTACCGGTAAGCTCAACCGCTGGTTTGAAGATGCGATCGAGGACAATCCGCCACCAGCACCAGGTGGGAAGCGCATAAAGCTGCGTTACATTACCCAGGCCAAAACCCGGCCGCCATCCTTTGTGATTTTCGGAACCCGGGTTGACGACTTACCTGAAAGCTATCGCCGATATCTGACGAATGGTGTTCGCAGAAAGCTCGGTTTTGGCGGTGTGCCAATAAGGCTGATTATACGGTCTCCGAAAAATCCCTATCATGAAAAGGACTGACCGCCACAGGCAACTTCCCCTTTACCCGAGGTGCATGGGCGTGATGGTTAATTATTTTTCCATACTGATAACCAAGTCTTTACAGTTTGGGTTCTAGACTTGAAGCTAAGAGTAATACGCAACTACTTCTCTTAAGGACATGATCTTTGGCGCAGCTTGATAGTGAACTGATTGATTGGGCGGTTTATAGCGAGACACGGTCTTCGCTAGGGCCTGATTTCGTTCGCATATTGGGCTATTTCCGGGAAGACGGAACCCAATCCATCGTAAAAATCGAAGCCGCAATGCGATCGAAAGATGCTGCTCAAATCATTATGCCAGCGCATAAGTTGAAGGGCGAGTCCATGCAATTCGGCGCGATCCGACTAGCTGCGGTGGCCGAACTAATCGAGATGACTGCGCGAAAGTGTGTTGAGCATCATGAAGCACCCGATGAAATAATCGAACAAGTCGTTGGTTTGCGACCATTATTTGAAGAAACACTGCCGATATTGGAATATGAATCAAGCCCAGTTGTGCAGCGTCAGTCTATGGGATTCGGACGCCGATCATCTAGTCTTGGCAATCATATCACTAACAGCTGATTTGCTTATTCAGCCGGTTCCGACTGCAGCTGGACATAATTTTCGATGCCCATGCGTTCAATCATATCAAACTGCTTCTCTAGCGTATCGACATGTTCTTCTTCGCTTTCCAGAATTTCGGCGAATAGATCACGTGTGACATAGTCGCGCACTTTTTCGCAATATTCGATACCATCTTTCAGCGGCGGCAGTGCTTCATGCTCCAGCGCGAGATCCGCTTTGAGTATCTCTTCTACGGACTCACCGATCTTTAGCCGACCGAGCAACTGGAAGTTGGGCAGGCCGTCGAGAAACAAAATGCGTTCGGCCAACTTGTCCGCATGTTTCATCTCATCGATGGATTCTTCATATTCGAATTTGGCGAGTTTGCTAACGCCCCAATTATCCAGCATCTTGCTGTGTAGGAAATATTGGTTGATTGCAGTAAGCTCGTTTTTCAGTGCTTCATTCAGATAATCAATGACTTTTGCGTCACCCTTCATGGTGTCATCCTTTTCGGTGGGGAATTCTATTGGCTAACGCTATACACGAGCGCAGCACTGTAGGAAAGAGCTAGTTCCCGAGAAAAGGCAATTATTTCAGTAGCTTGATAAAGAGAATGCTAAGCGGTCGCAACTTCATTTTCGATAATGGTTCGCGCAAACGACAGACACTGACCACATTTAGGCTTTCTGCCCAGCTGAGCGTAGACCTGGCTTGGCTTCTCAGAACCGCTGCGAACCGCGGCCCGGAGGTCTTTTTCTTTAATCGCATTACAAACGCAAACAACCATATCGGCTCCTTATGCGAATCGTATATAGCTAATGAGAATAGATCGCAATAGCAAAAATGCCAATCTTATTCATGTAGTGCTGATTGTCATCGGTTGTCTTTCTCGCCGCGCTAAGGAGCGCCATGTCCATTCCAGTGGCCCATAACGATACCGCATCAGCCAAGGCTTGGACCATAGCAGCATGGTGATCCAGCTGCTGAGGACCAGCAAAATCATCTGCGCCCGCCCGACAGTTCCGAACAGCCCTAAGCCCCAACCGTAAAACAGGAATGCCATCACTACACTGGCACCAAGATAGTTGGAAAAGGCGACCCGCCCCGCAGCGGCAACACGGTGCAGTAGCGGGTGAGCAGCAAACCGCTGGATCAGAAGCATCAGCAGTCCGATATACCCTATGGCCATTAATAGTCGTGGCAAGCTGGACCAAGCTTGGGTAACATTCATCATAATGATGATTTCAAAACCTTGATTTGCCGCCAGCCACGCAAGGGCTGCGAAAGTTAAGCCTCCGATAAGTGTGCCCCAGACACCAATGCGAACATAAGTTTGACGGTTAGCTTGGCCAAGAAGAAATCCGGACTTATAAAGACCCATACCAATCATCATCAACGGGATGGTTTCGAAAGGACCGAGAAACAAGTTTTTCACCGGTGTCAGGACTTGATTGGTCAACTTGTCGATGAGAATTTGGCTGAAAGCCCCTTGATACAAGGCGGTTTCCTCAGCGAGAGACTGAGCTGAAATACCAAATTCTTCCATCATTGTGGCAAATTCATCAATAATTTCCTGGCTGGCATTGGGTTGCGCCGCTTCGCTCTGTAGAAAAAACATTGTGCCCATGCCTATGGCCAGCAGGACGGAGCTAATGATATAAGCCAGCACACCGCCCTTAATCAGTTTCTCGCCCGACCAGTTACGGAACAGATATGCGACTGCGCCGGATACGGCATAGAGGAATAATATGTCGCCCCACCAGAGCAGATAAAAATGGCAAAGGCCGAATATCGCTAACCAGAACATACGAGAGTAATGGACCTTTGCGGGCGATTGCCCGCTCACGGTAGCGCGCTCAATCACTAGCATCATGCTGGCACCAAATAGCAGTGAGAATATTGCTCGCATTTTTCCGTCAAAAAAGATGAACGAGCCCGTCCAAGCTGCAATATCGGAAAAGCTACCCGGCGTGCTGATAATCGGGCTGATATACGCCATTTCGGGAAAACCAAAGGTGGTTATATTCATCCACAAAATACCCATGACCGCAAAACCGCGGAGAGCATCAAGGGTGATATGGCGGGTTTGAGTGGTCGTTGCGTTCATCAACACATCCTAACTGTATTACACATATAATACAGGCTTTTATAGCCAGCTAGCTATGGCGTCCAGCGGTTTCTTGATTGTGGCATGAACGGGTATGGTGGCATCAGGTGCGGCCTTCCCAACGACCAGCACCATCATCGGTTTTTCATTGGTCGGACGCTCACACAGCGCGTTGAGAAACTTCATTGGATTGGGCGTGTGGGTCAGAGTGGCGAGGCCTGCGTCATGCAGTGCAGTGATCAACATACCGGTGGCAATGCCGACGCTTTCGTTGACGTAATAATTCTGCTTTATCTCGCCTGGCATCATACCGCCCTTACGTTGGCCGAATATGACAATCAGGTACGGCGCGGTTTCAAGGAAAGGTTTGTCCGCATCGGTGCCGAGCGGACCGAGCGCTTCGAGCCACTCGTCACTCGCTTTGTTATCATAAAATTCCCGCTCTTCCGCTTCCGCGGCTTCGCGCAACGCCTTTTTCTTATCCGCAGATTCGATGACTGCAAAATGCCATGGCTGATGATTAGCCCCATTGGGCGCCGTCCCGGCTGCGAGCAGCGCATTTTCGATGACCGCTCGAGGAACCGCTTCGTCGGTAAAATACCGACAGGTGCGGCGGACTTTTAGTGCATCATAAAAGGTTTTTGACCGCGCGATGCGCTCTTCATCGGTATAATCGGGAAGCTCGGTATAGGGCAGGGTGTCATGTGGCTTCATCGCGGATTTCCTCGGGATTATGCAGATTTTAGTCAGCAACACTGCGCGTAATAAAATTTCAAAGTTCACACAAGTCTCACACCTCTCATCGCTGGTGTAGCGGGCAAACCAACGTGCGATCTTTAGATATAGCGCATAGTCATTGGATGAGGGGTAGGAAAGCGAATATCTGTTATTGACATTAGTGTTAGTAAATGGTAGCAAGTTGCCAACAATAGACAATAAAGCGATTCTTTTATGAAAATCTCTCCTGCTGATATGCCGCTGTTAAATACGGATCATAAGACACCTAATATCCGTCCCGTGAAGGCTTTTCGTCATTTCCGTAAGTTGATTGCGGATAAGGAAGACACGGCGGAGGTGTTTCACATTATCGAGGCGCTCGCGGGCAAGGCATTTATTCGCAATGCCAAGCGCTTTTTGAAAAGTCCGCATGCGCAGGAATTGATGGAGCGTAATGTCGACTTGCCAACCATGCTGGACGATCATAACAAATTGCGCCAGCTTCCTGCCGATAGCTTGGGGCAAGCTTATGTTCGCTTCATGGAAAAGGAGGGGCTCACCGCCGCCGGGCTAGTGGCTGAATTTGATCGCTATGGTTCGGACTATCAAAAGCGCAATGATGTTACGGAATGGTTCGGCGATCGGATGCGCGACACGCATGATTTGCTGCATGTGCTAACCGGCTATGGCCGCGACGCGTTGGGCGAACAGTGCGTATTGGGTTTCACCTATGGCCAGAATCCCAACCTTGGGATCTTATTTATTGCTTATGCCGGTGCACTGGAAATGAAGAAGCAGTCTCCTTCTAATGCCCCTGTGTTGAGAGCCGTCCGTGAAGGGCAAAAACTCGGCAAAGCAGCGAAAAGGCTCGCCTATTATGACATAGAGAAAATACTCGCTATGCCGATCGATGAAGCGCGGGCATTTTTGAATATCGGTCAGCCAGTATATTACAAACAGGCACATGTGGCCTATGAGGCCAAAGGCATTGATCCATATAATCTGCTGGGTCAGCCCGCTTAGGATGGCGATAATCGCTACTGGGCCGCTTCGATTTTTCTGACCATTGTATCATATCCCTTGATCGACTGCTGAATTTCGCTTTTGGCACTGGTCAATTTTTGTGAAGATTGCTCTACTTTTTGTTCTAGCTGATTGGCGCGCGGTCTGATCTGCGGGTTGGAGCGCGACCACATTCTGAGATCAGAAAGCGTCTGGTCGACTGCTTCCTGTGCGGCGGCGACTTCAGCTTCGGCGGCTTCCGCCTGATCGCGAACTTCTTTGGCTTGCAATTCAACCTCAACGCCAAATGCGCTGAAGCGGCCAATATTTGTTTTGCCTAGCTGCTCCCCGAACTGGATCGGGAAAAATAGGAAAAAAACCACTATGCCTAAAACGAACAAATCGCGGATGAGCACAAGCGCGTTTTTGCCAACCTCTGTCCAATGCAATTCTGTCATGATGCCATCCTGATATTAAGAAAACTGTCAGAATCCATGTTACACAATCTTTTACTGTAGCTCTTTGCGAATTGTCAGTTTTAGCCAAAGCTGGTCCAGAAGATCCGTCATTTTATGCAGTCATCTTAGTGAGTTTTAAGCAAAACTAGGGTGATCGATCATCCATGTGGACGGTAATACCACCGATCTGGCAGGAAACCCCCATTGCGATTGTTCGATATTTAAGCAATATAAGGACAGGGTCGCCCGAATTCCCGGCTTCGCGTTCCGAAAGGATGTGGCTGGTTTGAAGAAGGGCATTGTCATGCAAATGCAATTTGGACTGGTTTTGGTCAGCGCGATTCTGCTTTCCAGCTGTGCGGAACATCGGCTAGTGGTCGAGCGGCCCAATCCCGATGGCGAGCATGCTGTTGTCCAGAGCAGCGCCTTCCTATTGCCCAAAGGTCAGCCCCGCAACGTCGCCGATTGCCAGACGAACTTGATC
Encoded proteins:
- a CDS encoding ubiquinone biosynthesis protein COQ4, with protein sequence MKISPADMPLLNTDHKTPNIRPVKAFRHFRKLIADKEDTAEVFHIIEALAGKAFIRNAKRFLKSPHAQELMERNVDLPTMLDDHNKLRQLPADSLGQAYVRFMEKEGLTAAGLVAEFDRYGSDYQKRNDVTEWFGDRMRDTHDLLHVLTGYGRDALGEQCVLGFTYGQNPNLGILFIAYAGALEMKKQSPSNAPVLRAVREGQKLGKAAKRLAYYDIEKILAMPIDEARAFLNIGQPVYYKQAHVAYEAKGIDPYNLLGQPA